One Stenotrophomonas sp. SAU14A_NAIMI4_5 DNA segment encodes these proteins:
- a CDS encoding 3-oxoacyl-ACP reductase gives MERIPIMQISEQLVLVTGAGRGLGTHIARAFAAQGARVVVNYQRSEAPARALARELGGQALAVQADVTDRDQVAAMLQQAQAHFGQGVTTVVNNALAAFSFNGDARDQAGDIGWPAFQAQFEGSVRGALNTVQAALPGMQAQRFGRIINIGTNLFQNPVVPYHDYTAAKAALLSLTRTLAGDLGPHGITVNMLSGGLLRSTDASAATPEAVFDYIAANTPLRSVTTPVEFADAVLFFASPWARAVTGQNLVVDGGLVRD, from the coding sequence ATGGAACGCATTCCCATCATGCAGATCAGCGAACAACTGGTCCTGGTCACCGGCGCAGGACGCGGCCTGGGCACGCATATCGCCCGCGCATTCGCCGCACAGGGCGCACGCGTGGTCGTCAACTACCAGCGCAGCGAGGCGCCGGCCCGGGCGTTGGCCAGGGAACTGGGCGGACAGGCCCTGGCCGTGCAGGCCGATGTCACCGACCGCGACCAGGTCGCCGCGATGCTGCAGCAGGCGCAGGCGCATTTCGGCCAGGGCGTGACCACGGTGGTGAACAATGCCCTGGCGGCGTTTTCGTTCAACGGCGATGCGCGCGACCAGGCCGGTGACATCGGCTGGCCCGCGTTCCAGGCACAGTTCGAAGGCAGCGTGCGCGGCGCGCTCAACACCGTCCAGGCCGCCCTGCCCGGCATGCAGGCGCAGCGCTTCGGCCGGATCATCAACATCGGCACCAACCTGTTCCAGAACCCGGTGGTGCCCTACCACGACTACACCGCCGCCAAGGCCGCCCTGCTCTCGCTGACCCGCACCCTGGCCGGCGACCTCGGCCCGCACGGCATCACGGTGAACATGCTGTCCGGCGGCCTGCTGCGCAGCACCGATGCCAGCGCGGCCACGCCCGAGGCGGTGTTCGACTACATCGCCGCCAATACACCGCTGCGCAGCGTCACCACGCCGGTCGAGTTCGCCGATGCCGTGCTGTTCTTCGCCAGCCCGTGGGCGCGCGCGGTCACCGGCCAGAACCTGGTCGTCGACGGCGGGCTGGTCAGGGACTAG
- a CDS encoding DUF6587 family protein translates to MDAGLLIQYLIVAVAVLASVWVVMKKQFPGTTRRLRSTLALALLKPGRAAWMQGLGRKIAPPASGGGGACGGCDSCGPTKK, encoded by the coding sequence ATGGACGCCGGCCTGCTGATCCAATACCTCATCGTCGCGGTGGCCGTGCTGGCCAGCGTGTGGGTGGTGATGAAGAAGCAGTTTCCGGGTACCACGCGCAGGCTGCGCAGCACGCTGGCACTGGCCCTGCTGAAGCCGGGCCGCGCGGCCTGGATGCAGGGCCTGGGGCGGAAGATCGCGCCCCCGGCCAGCGGCGGTGGCGGCGCCTGCGGTGGCTGCGACAGCTGCGGGCCGACCAAGAAGTAG
- the greA gene encoding transcription elongation factor GreA, which translates to MRAPITMKGAQKLRDELDHLKSVKRPKVIAAIAEAREHGDLKENAEYHAAREEQGFIEGRIKQLEGELSHAEIIDVSKLNAGSKVVFGASVTLADVETDEEKKYQIVGDLEADIKLGLIAISSPVARAMIGKLEGDSIVIDAPAGQREYEIVSVSYVA; encoded by the coding sequence ATGAGAGCCCCCATCACGATGAAGGGCGCGCAGAAGCTGCGCGATGAACTGGATCACCTGAAGTCGGTCAAGCGCCCGAAGGTGATCGCCGCGATCGCTGAAGCGCGTGAGCACGGCGACCTGAAGGAAAACGCCGAGTACCACGCCGCGCGCGAGGAGCAGGGCTTCATCGAAGGCCGCATCAAGCAGCTGGAAGGCGAGCTCTCGCACGCCGAGATCATCGACGTGAGCAAGCTCAATGCTGGCTCCAAGGTGGTGTTCGGCGCCAGCGTGACCCTGGCCGACGTGGAAACCGACGAAGAGAAGAAGTACCAGATCGTCGGTGACCTGGAAGCGGACATCAAGCTGGGGCTGATCGCCATTTCCTCGCCGGTGGCGCGCGCGATGATCGGCAAGCTGGAAGGCGATTCGATCGTGATCGACGCCCCGGCCGGCCAGCGCGAGTACGAGATCGTCAGCGTCAGCTACGTGGCCTGA
- the feoB gene encoding ferrous iron transport protein B, whose protein sequence is MNAAVNAAPLRIALVGNPNSGKTALFNQLTGSRQKVANYTGVTVERKEGRLRAPSDREFAVLDLPGAYSLQPASLDEAITRDLCRGFYPGEAAPDVLLCVIDATNLRLHLRFALELRELGKPMVIALNMVDAAQRRGIRIDVAALEREIGVPVVETVAVRKQGAKALVDRLDAMVPHLDAPLAGVEGSIDYHAKVRSILAAAVSMPARTAKIDDTLDRWLLHPVFGLITLVVVMFLIFQAVFAWATPLMDGIEAGFGWLGEFVGGVLPEGPLTSLLTDGIIAGLGGVVVFLPQILILFAFILALEESGYLPRAAFLLDRMMAGAGLSGRSFIPLLSSFACAVPGIMATRSIQDPRDRLATILVAPLMTCSARLPVYALLIGAFIPAGKVGIFNRQGLVLFGLYVAGILSALVMSWVMKKWRRDKSEHPLMLELPSYRLPHVRDLAVGLYERGMIFLRRVGGIILALTILLWVLLTFPGAPADATMPAIDYSYAGQIGHAMTAIFAPLGFNWQICIALIPGLAAREVAVSSLATVYALSAADDDAAISALSPVVADGWSLATGLALMVWFIYAPMCISTLATIKRETNSWKTMGFSALYLFAAAYVAALITYQVTVALGGG, encoded by the coding sequence ATGAATGCTGCCGTCAACGCCGCTCCCCTGCGCATCGCGCTGGTCGGCAATCCCAACAGCGGCAAGACCGCGCTGTTCAACCAGCTGACCGGCAGCCGGCAGAAGGTCGCCAACTACACCGGCGTCACCGTCGAGCGCAAGGAAGGCCGCCTGCGTGCGCCGTCCGACCGCGAGTTCGCTGTGCTCGACCTGCCGGGCGCCTACAGCCTGCAGCCGGCCAGCCTGGATGAGGCGATCACCCGCGACCTGTGCCGGGGCTTCTACCCGGGCGAGGCCGCACCGGACGTCCTGCTGTGCGTGATCGACGCCACCAACCTGCGCCTGCACCTGCGCTTTGCGCTGGAACTGCGTGAGCTGGGCAAGCCGATGGTCATCGCGCTGAACATGGTGGACGCGGCCCAGCGCCGTGGCATCCGCATCGACGTGGCCGCACTGGAGCGCGAGATCGGCGTGCCGGTGGTGGAAACCGTGGCCGTGCGCAAGCAGGGCGCCAAGGCCCTGGTCGACCGCCTCGATGCGATGGTGCCGCACCTGGATGCGCCGCTGGCCGGCGTCGAGGGCAGCATCGATTACCACGCCAAGGTGCGCAGCATCCTTGCGGCGGCCGTCAGCATGCCGGCGCGCACCGCGAAGATCGACGACACCCTGGACCGCTGGCTGCTGCACCCGGTGTTCGGCCTGATCACCCTGGTGGTGGTCATGTTCCTGATCTTCCAGGCGGTGTTCGCCTGGGCCACGCCGCTGATGGATGGCATCGAAGCCGGCTTCGGCTGGCTGGGCGAATTCGTCGGCGGCGTGCTGCCCGAAGGCCCGCTGACCAGCCTGCTGACCGACGGCATCATCGCCGGCCTCGGCGGGGTGGTGGTCTTCCTGCCGCAGATCCTGATCCTGTTCGCCTTCATCCTGGCGCTGGAGGAGTCCGGCTATCTGCCGCGCGCGGCCTTCCTGCTCGATCGCATGATGGCGGGCGCCGGCCTGTCGGGCCGTTCCTTCATCCCGCTGCTGTCCAGCTTTGCCTGCGCGGTGCCGGGCATCATGGCCACCCGCAGCATCCAGGACCCGCGCGATCGCCTGGCGACCATCCTGGTCGCGCCGCTGATGACCTGCTCGGCACGACTGCCGGTGTACGCGCTGCTGATCGGTGCGTTCATCCCGGCCGGCAAGGTCGGCATCTTCAACCGGCAGGGCCTGGTCCTGTTCGGGCTGTACGTGGCCGGCATCCTCAGCGCGCTGGTGATGTCGTGGGTGATGAAGAAGTGGCGCCGCGACAAGAGCGAGCATCCGCTGATGCTGGAGCTGCCGTCCTACCGCCTGCCGCACGTGCGCGACCTGGCCGTGGGCCTGTATGAGCGCGGCATGATCTTTCTGCGCCGGGTGGGCGGCATCATCCTGGCCCTGACCATCCTGCTATGGGTGCTGCTGACCTTCCCGGGCGCCCCAGCCGACGCCACCATGCCGGCCATCGATTACAGCTACGCCGGCCAGATCGGCCATGCGATGACCGCGATCTTCGCGCCGCTGGGCTTCAACTGGCAGATCTGCATCGCGCTGATCCCGGGCCTGGCCGCGCGCGAAGTGGCGGTGTCCTCGCTGGCCACGGTCTACGCGCTGTCGGCGGCCGATGACGATGCGGCCATCTCGGCGCTGTCGCCGGTGGTGGCCGATGGCTGGTCGCTGGCCACCGGCCTGGCACTGATGGTGTGGTTCATCTACGCACCGATGTGCATTTCGACGCTGGCCACCATCAAACGCGAAACCAATTCGTGGAAGACGATGGGCTTCTCGGCGCTGTACCTGTTCGCGGCGGCTTACGTGGCGGCACTGATCACCTACCAGGTGACCGTGGCGCTGGGAGGCGGCTGA
- a CDS encoding enoyl-CoA hydratase/isomerase family protein yields MNDALLIERDGAVLTLWLNRPELHNAFDASLIARLTAALEAAGRDPAVRVVVLAGHGASFSAGADLQWMRGMAAASEAENREDSLALARLMRTLDELPKPTLARVHGAAFGGGVGLVACCDIAIATSAARFGLTESRLGLLPAVISPYVIEAIGPRQARRWFATGEHFDAETALRIGLVHQLVEPERLDDAVQRQLALLDKAGPIASSSAKELVRQVRDSHDRDTLDRDNAALIARLRVSAEGQEGLGAFLDKRAPHWVTEA; encoded by the coding sequence ATGAACGATGCTTTGCTGATCGAGCGCGATGGCGCCGTCCTGACCCTCTGGCTGAACCGGCCGGAGCTGCACAATGCCTTCGACGCGAGCCTGATCGCCCGACTGACCGCTGCCCTGGAAGCCGCCGGCCGCGACCCGGCGGTGCGGGTGGTGGTGCTGGCCGGCCACGGCGCGTCCTTCTCCGCCGGTGCCGACCTGCAGTGGATGCGAGGCATGGCCGCCGCCAGCGAGGCCGAGAACCGCGAGGATTCCCTGGCTCTGGCGCGCCTGATGCGCACCCTGGACGAGCTGCCCAAGCCGACCCTGGCCCGGGTCCATGGCGCAGCCTTCGGTGGCGGCGTCGGCCTGGTCGCCTGCTGCGACATCGCCATCGCCACCAGCGCGGCCCGTTTCGGCCTGACCGAGAGCCGCCTGGGCCTGCTGCCGGCGGTGATCTCGCCCTACGTGATCGAGGCCATCGGCCCACGCCAGGCCCGCCGATGGTTCGCCACCGGCGAGCACTTCGATGCGGAAACCGCCCTGCGCATCGGCCTGGTCCACCAGCTGGTCGAGCCCGAGCGCCTGGACGACGCCGTGCAGCGCCAGCTGGCCCTGCTGGACAAGGCCGGCCCGATCGCCTCGTCCTCGGCCAAGGAACTGGTCCGCCAGGTCCGCGACAGCCACGACCGTGACACCCTGGACCGCGACAATGCCGCCCTGATCGCGCGCCTGCGGGTGTCGGCCGAGGGCCAGGAAGGGCTGGGCGCCTTCCTCGACAAGCGCGCCCCGCACTGGGTGACGGAGGCCTGA
- a CDS encoding FeoA family protein: MTLSELPLHTPAVVDSVQDLHANDAIARRLRELGFVKGEEVRLVAKGPVGGEPLLVQVGFTRFALRISEAKRIVIDTARVESRA, translated from the coding sequence ATGACGCTGTCCGAACTGCCCCTGCATACCCCGGCCGTGGTCGATTCCGTGCAGGATCTGCACGCCAACGATGCCATCGCCCGGCGCCTGCGAGAGCTGGGTTTCGTCAAGGGCGAGGAAGTGCGCCTGGTGGCCAAGGGGCCGGTCGGTGGCGAGCCGCTGCTGGTGCAGGTCGGGTTCACCCGTTTCGCACTGCGTATCAGTGAAGCCAAGCGGATCGTCATCGACACCGCCCGTGTGGAGTCCCGTGCATGA
- the dapB gene encoding 4-hydroxy-tetrahydrodipicolinate reductase produces MNQTPLRLLIHGASGRMGQALLRLAAEHPETLQVVAAVTGRAPAQRVIEGVPYFAASEVAGAPAFDVAIDFSLPEGFDPMLALCVERGAGLVSGTTGISSAQRQALEAAAGAIPLVWASNFSLGVAVLDELVERAAQALAGWDCDVVESHHTQKKDAPSGTALTLGAAAQRGGAEPHYASLRAGDIVGEHLVQFTGLGERIELVHRATNRDIFARGALFAARQLQGRAPGSYRVRDLLDGPAR; encoded by the coding sequence ATGAACCAGACTCCCCTGCGATTGCTCATCCATGGCGCTTCCGGGCGCATGGGCCAGGCCCTGCTGCGCCTGGCTGCCGAACACCCCGAAACCCTGCAGGTCGTGGCCGCCGTGACCGGCCGCGCACCGGCCCAGCGCGTGATCGAGGGCGTGCCGTACTTCGCCGCCAGCGAGGTGGCAGGCGCGCCGGCGTTCGACGTGGCCATCGATTTCAGCCTGCCTGAAGGCTTCGACCCGATGCTGGCACTGTGCGTGGAGCGCGGTGCGGGCCTGGTGTCCGGCACTACCGGCATTTCCAGCGCGCAGCGGCAGGCGCTGGAAGCCGCCGCGGGCGCGATCCCGCTGGTCTGGGCGTCGAACTTCAGCCTGGGCGTGGCGGTGCTGGATGAACTGGTCGAGCGCGCCGCGCAGGCGCTGGCCGGCTGGGACTGCGATGTGGTCGAGTCGCACCACACGCAGAAGAAGGATGCACCGTCGGGTACCGCGCTGACCCTGGGCGCGGCCGCGCAGCGGGGCGGGGCGGAGCCGCACTACGCCAGCCTGCGGGCCGGCGACATCGTCGGCGAGCACCTGGTGCAGTTCACCGGGCTGGGCGAGCGCATCGAGCTGGTGCACCGCGCCACCAACCGCGACATCTTCGCCCGCGGCGCGCTGTTTGCCGCCCGCCAACTGCAGGGGCGGGCGCCGGGCAGCTACCGGGTGCGGGACCTGCTGGACGGACCGGCGCGTTGA
- a CDS encoding hydroxymethylglutaryl-CoA lyase: MSDFVRIVEVGPRDGLQNEKQAVATADKIALIDRLSATGLRTIEATSFVSPRWVPQLADAAEVYAGIDRRPGIAYPVLVPNEQGYDRARAVGVQEVAVFTAASEAFNRTNTNAGIDESLARFAPILRRAAEDGVRVRGYVSTVLGCPYQGEVPLADVVRVARALHEMGCYEISLGDTIGVGTPHRARAMLKAVAAEIPMSALAVHFHDTYGQAIANIASCLEEGVRVVDSAVSGAGGCPYAKGASGNVASEDVVYLLQGLGLDCGVDLSALAETGHWLAGLLGRATASRVGQALAAT, translated from the coding sequence ATGAGCGATTTCGTCCGCATCGTGGAAGTGGGCCCGCGTGACGGTCTGCAGAACGAAAAGCAGGCGGTAGCCACCGCCGACAAGATCGCCCTGATCGACCGCCTGTCCGCCACCGGCCTGCGCACCATCGAAGCGACCAGTTTCGTCAGCCCGCGCTGGGTTCCGCAGCTTGCCGATGCGGCCGAGGTCTATGCCGGCATCGACCGCCGTCCCGGCATCGCCTACCCGGTGCTGGTTCCCAATGAGCAGGGCTATGACCGTGCGCGCGCCGTGGGCGTACAGGAAGTGGCGGTGTTCACCGCCGCCTCCGAGGCCTTCAACCGCACCAACACGAATGCCGGCATCGACGAGTCCCTGGCCCGCTTCGCGCCGATCCTGCGCCGTGCAGCCGAGGACGGCGTGCGCGTGCGCGGCTACGTCTCCACCGTGCTGGGCTGCCCCTACCAGGGGGAGGTGCCGCTGGCCGACGTGGTGCGCGTGGCCCGTGCCCTGCATGAGATGGGCTGCTACGAAATCTCGCTGGGCGACACCATCGGCGTCGGCACCCCGCACAGGGCGCGGGCCATGCTGAAGGCGGTCGCCGCCGAGATCCCGATGAGCGCCCTGGCCGTGCACTTCCACGATACCTACGGCCAGGCCATCGCCAACATCGCCAGCTGCCTGGAGGAAGGCGTGCGCGTGGTCGACAGTGCGGTATCCGGCGCCGGCGGCTGCCCCTATGCCAAGGGCGCCAGCGGCAACGTGGCCAGCGAGGACGTGGTCTACCTGCTGCAGGGGCTGGGCCTGGATTGCGGCGTGGACCTGTCGGCGCTGGCGGAGACCGGGCACTGGCTGGCCGGCCTGCTCGGTCGCGCCACTGCAAGCCGGGTCGGGCAGGCCCTGGCGGCGACATGA
- the carB gene encoding carbamoyl-phosphate synthase large subunit translates to MPKRTDLKTILIIGAGPIVIGQACEFDYSGAQACKALRDEGYRVVLVNSNPATIMTDPEMADAVYIEPINWQTVEKIIAKEKPDALLPTMGGQTALNCALDLADNGVLEKYNVELIGAKREAIRMAEDRELFRVAMGEIGLECPTAAVAHTLDEALEIQTRVGYPTIIRPSFTLGGSGGGIAYNREELVEIVSRGLELSPTTEVLVEESVLGWKEFEMEVVRDTADNCIIVCSIENLDPMGVHTGDSITVAPAQTLTDKEYQRLRDASIAVLRKIGVDTGGSNVQFGINPNTGRVVVIEMNPRVSRSSALASKATGFPIAKVAAKLAVGYTLDELKNEITGGLTPASFEPSIDYVVTKIPRFAFEKFPAADARLTTQMKSVGEVMAMGRTFQESMQKALRGLETGKVGFDPTGLDLTNEDDLQTLRRELKAPGPERLFYVADAFRAGMSVEEIYALSFIDHWFLDQIEEIIGAEAEVAAGGIDALDAARLRKLKRAGFSDARLAQLTGTNEAAIRALRRAHKVRPVYKRVDSCAGEFSTGTAYLYSTYEDECEAAPTNRDKIMILGGGPNRIGQGIEFDYCCVHAALALREDGFETIMVNCNPETVSTDYDTSDRLYFEPLTLEDVLEIVELEQPKGVIVQYGGQTPLKLARALEANGVPVIGTSPDSIDLAEDRERFQQLVDSLKLKQPPNRIARNDQEALLLAREIGYPLVVRPSYVLGGRAMEIVYGESDLARYVRDAVKVSNDSPVLLDRFLDNAVEVDVDIIADKDGNVLIGGVMEHIEEAGVHSGDSSCSLPPYSLSAKTQAELRRQVVELAKALNVVGLMNTQFAIQTNDDGDDTIYLLEVNPRASRTVPFVSKATGMALAKIAARCMAGKTLAEQGATEEIVPDYYSVKEAIFPFAKFQGVDPILGPEMRSTGEVMGVGRTFNAAFARAQEAGGIKAPPVGKAFVSVRDPDKKRVLPVAKALLARGYTLVATRGTAAWLQQHGMDCEIINKVVEGRPHVVDSIKNGEIVYIVNTTEGRAAINDSFSIRREALQHRVTYSTTIAGAKALVDSLEFRGTGPVWSLQELHKELNA, encoded by the coding sequence ATGCCCAAGCGCACTGACCTCAAGACCATCCTCATCATCGGTGCTGGCCCGATCGTCATCGGCCAGGCCTGCGAGTTCGACTACTCCGGCGCCCAGGCCTGCAAGGCCCTGCGTGACGAGGGCTACCGCGTGGTGCTGGTCAACAGCAACCCGGCCACCATCATGACCGACCCGGAGATGGCCGACGCCGTCTACATCGAGCCGATCAACTGGCAGACGGTCGAGAAGATCATCGCCAAGGAAAAGCCCGATGCACTGCTGCCGACCATGGGTGGCCAGACCGCGCTGAACTGCGCGCTGGACCTGGCCGACAACGGCGTGCTGGAGAAGTACAACGTCGAACTGATCGGCGCCAAGCGCGAAGCGATCCGCATGGCTGAAGACCGCGAGCTGTTCCGCGTCGCCATGGGTGAGATCGGCCTGGAATGCCCGACCGCGGCCGTCGCCCACACCCTGGACGAGGCGCTGGAGATCCAGACCCGCGTCGGCTACCCGACCATCATCCGCCCAAGCTTCACCCTGGGCGGCAGCGGTGGCGGCATCGCCTACAACCGCGAAGAGCTGGTCGAGATCGTCAGCCGCGGCCTGGAACTGTCGCCGACCACCGAAGTTCTGGTCGAAGAGTCGGTGCTGGGATGGAAGGAGTTCGAGATGGAAGTGGTCCGCGATACCGCGGACAACTGCATCATCGTCTGCTCGATCGAGAACCTGGACCCGATGGGCGTGCACACCGGTGACTCGATCACCGTGGCCCCGGCGCAGACCCTGACCGACAAGGAATACCAGCGCCTGCGCGATGCCTCCATCGCCGTGCTGCGCAAGATCGGCGTCGACACCGGTGGTTCGAACGTGCAGTTCGGCATCAATCCGAACACCGGCCGCGTCGTCGTCATCGAAATGAACCCGCGCGTGTCGCGCTCCTCGGCGCTGGCCTCCAAGGCCACCGGCTTCCCGATCGCCAAGGTCGCCGCCAAGCTGGCCGTGGGCTACACCCTGGACGAACTGAAGAACGAAATCACCGGCGGCCTGACCCCGGCCTCGTTCGAGCCGTCCATCGACTACGTCGTCACCAAGATTCCGCGCTTCGCCTTCGAGAAGTTCCCGGCCGCCGATGCCCGCCTGACCACCCAGATGAAGTCGGTGGGCGAGGTGATGGCGATGGGCCGTACCTTCCAGGAGTCGATGCAGAAGGCCCTGCGTGGCCTGGAAACCGGCAAGGTCGGCTTCGACCCGACCGGCCTGGACCTGACCAATGAAGACGACCTGCAGACCCTGCGTCGCGAGCTGAAGGCCCCGGGCCCGGAGCGTCTGTTCTACGTGGCCGATGCGTTCCGCGCCGGCATGAGCGTGGAAGAAATCTACGCGCTGTCCTTCATCGACCATTGGTTCCTGGACCAGATCGAGGAAATCATCGGGGCCGAAGCTGAAGTTGCTGCCGGTGGCATCGACGCACTGGATGCCGCGCGCCTGCGCAAGCTGAAGCGCGCCGGTTTCTCCGACGCCCGCCTGGCCCAGCTGACCGGCACCAACGAAGCGGCCATCCGTGCGCTGCGTCGTGCCCACAAGGTGCGCCCGGTCTACAAGCGCGTCGATTCCTGTGCCGGTGAGTTCTCCACCGGTACCGCCTACCTGTACTCGACCTACGAGGACGAGTGCGAGGCCGCGCCGACCAACCGCGACAAGATCATGATCCTCGGCGGTGGCCCGAACCGCATCGGCCAGGGCATCGAGTTCGACTACTGCTGCGTGCACGCGGCACTGGCGCTGCGCGAGGATGGCTTTGAAACCATCATGGTCAACTGCAACCCGGAAACCGTGTCGACCGACTACGACACCTCCGACCGCCTGTACTTCGAACCGCTGACCCTGGAAGACGTGCTGGAAATCGTCGAACTGGAACAGCCGAAGGGCGTGATCGTGCAGTACGGCGGCCAGACGCCGCTGAAGCTGGCGCGCGCGCTGGAAGCCAACGGCGTGCCGGTGATCGGCACCAGCCCGGATTCGATTGATCTGGCCGAAGACCGCGAGCGCTTCCAGCAGCTGGTGGATTCGCTGAAGCTGAAGCAGCCGCCGAACCGCATTGCACGCAACGACCAGGAAGCCCTGCTGCTGGCCCGTGAGATCGGCTACCCGCTGGTGGTGCGCCCGAGCTACGTGCTGGGCGGCCGTGCGATGGAGATCGTCTACGGCGAATCCGACCTGGCCCGCTACGTGCGCGACGCGGTGAAGGTGTCCAACGATTCGCCGGTGCTGCTGGACCGCTTCCTGGACAACGCCGTGGAAGTGGACGTGGACATCATCGCCGACAAGGACGGCAACGTCCTGATCGGTGGCGTGATGGAGCACATCGAAGAAGCCGGCGTGCACTCCGGTGACTCGTCGTGCTCGCTGCCGCCGTACTCGCTGTCGGCCAAGACCCAGGCCGAGCTGCGCCGCCAGGTGGTGGAGCTGGCCAAGGCCCTGAACGTGGTCGGCCTGATGAACACCCAGTTCGCGATCCAGACCAACGACGATGGCGATGACACCATCTACCTGCTGGAAGTGAACCCGCGTGCCTCGCGTACCGTGCCGTTCGTGTCCAAGGCCACCGGCATGGCGCTGGCCAAGATCGCCGCGCGCTGCATGGCCGGCAAGACCCTGGCCGAGCAGGGCGCGACCGAAGAGATCGTGCCGGACTACTACTCGGTGAAGGAAGCGATCTTCCCGTTCGCCAAGTTCCAGGGCGTCGACCCGATCCTCGGGCCGGAAATGCGTTCCACCGGCGAAGTGATGGGCGTCGGCCGCACCTTCAACGCCGCCTTCGCGCGTGCGCAGGAAGCGGGCGGCATCAAGGCCCCGCCGGTCGGCAAGGCCTTCGTCTCGGTGCGTGACCCGGACAAGAAGCGCGTGCTGCCGGTGGCCAAGGCCCTGCTGGCGCGTGGCTACACGCTGGTCGCCACCCGTGGCACCGCCGCGTGGCTGCAGCAGCACGGCATGGACTGCGAGATCATCAACAAGGTGGTCGAAGGTCGTCCGCACGTCGTCGACTCGATCAAGAACGGCGAGATCGTCTACATCGTCAACACGACCGAAGGCCGTGCCGCGATCAACGATTCGTTCTCGATCCGTCGCGAGGCGCTGCAGCACCGCGTCACCTACTCGACCACCATTGCCGGCGCCAAGGCGCTGGTGGATTCACTGGAATTCCGCGGCACCGGCCCCGTCTGGTCGCTGCAGGAGCTGCACAAGGAGTTGAATGCATGA
- the carA gene encoding glutamine-hydrolyzing carbamoyl-phosphate synthase small subunit: MTQAAILVLEDGTVFEGESVGAPGLSVGEVVFNTAMTGYQEVLTDPSYARQMVTLTYPHIGNTGMTDQDNEASKVWSAGLIVRDVPRRPSNWRSQVSLQDWLIQRGVVAIAGIDTRKLTRILREKGAQNGALMAGDIDVEKALEAARKFPGLKGMDLAKVVTTEKTYTWTEGQLDLDANAFVSVPARFKVVAYDFGVKTNILRMLAERGCEVTVVPAQTPAAEVLALKPDGVFLSNGPGDPEPCDYAIEAIKTFIDVKIPTFGICLGHQLLGLASGAKTMKMGHGHHGANHPVQDLDDGRVMITSQNHGFAVDESTLPATLRVTHRSLFDGTNQGIARTDVPAFSFQGHPEASPGPTDVGPLFDRFVALMEQSKA; this comes from the coding sequence GTGACCCAAGCCGCAATCCTCGTCCTCGAAGACGGCACCGTATTCGAGGGCGAATCCGTAGGCGCGCCCGGCCTGTCCGTCGGTGAGGTGGTGTTCAACACCGCCATGACCGGTTACCAGGAAGTGTTGACCGACCCGTCCTACGCCCGGCAGATGGTCACGCTGACCTATCCGCATATCGGCAACACCGGCATGACCGACCAGGACAATGAAGCGTCCAAGGTGTGGTCGGCTGGCCTGATCGTGCGCGACGTGCCGCGCCGTCCCAGCAACTGGCGCAGCCAGGTGTCGCTGCAGGACTGGCTGATCCAGCGTGGCGTGGTCGCCATCGCCGGCATCGACACCCGCAAACTGACCCGCATCCTGCGCGAGAAGGGCGCGCAGAACGGTGCGCTGATGGCCGGCGACATCGACGTGGAAAAGGCATTGGAAGCCGCCCGCAAGTTCCCGGGGCTGAAGGGCATGGATCTGGCCAAGGTCGTCACTACCGAGAAGACCTACACCTGGACCGAAGGCCAGCTGGACCTGGACGCCAACGCGTTCGTCAGCGTGCCGGCCAGGTTCAAGGTCGTGGCCTACGACTTCGGCGTGAAGACCAACATCCTGCGCATGCTCGCCGAGCGCGGCTGCGAAGTGACCGTGGTGCCGGCGCAGACCCCGGCTGCCGAGGTGCTGGCGCTGAAGCCGGACGGCGTGTTCCTGTCCAACGGCCCGGGTGACCCGGAACCGTGCGACTACGCCATCGAAGCGATCAAGACCTTCATCGACGTGAAGATCCCGACCTTCGGCATCTGCCTGGGCCACCAGCTGCTGGGCCTGGCCTCGGGCGCCAAGACCATGAAGATGGGCCACGGCCACCATGGTGCCAACCACCCGGTGCAGGACCTGGACGACGGCCGGGTGATGATCACCTCGCAGAACCACGGCTTCGCGGTCGACGAATCGACCCTGCCGGCGACCCTGCGCGTGACCCACCGTTCGCTGTTCGACGGCACCAACCAGGGCATCGCCCGCACCGACGTGCCGGCGTTCTCGTTCCAGGGTCACCCGGAAGCGTCGCCTGGCCCGACCGACGTGGGTCCGCTGTTCGACCGCTTCGTGGCCCTGATGGAACAGAGCAAGGCGTGA